A single Providencia manganoxydans DNA region contains:
- the leuS gene encoding leucine--tRNA ligase encodes MQEQYRPEDIEPKVQRHWDEKSTFKVIEDNSKEKYYCLSMLPYPSGRLHMGHVRNYTMGDVISRYQRLLGKNVLQPIGWDAFGLPAEGAAVKNKTAPAPWTYANIEYMKGQLRMLGFGYDWDREVTTCTPEYYRWEQWFFTKLYEKGLVYKKTSAVNWCPHDLTVLANEQVIDGCCWRCDTAVERKEIPQWFIKITAYAEELLNDLDTLDDWPEQVKTMQRNWIGRSEGVEITFDVADRNDKLTVYTTRPDTFMGATYVAVAAGHPLAQEAAEKNAALADFIEECRSTKTAEADMATMDKKGMATGFYVIHPLTQEKLPIWVANFVLMEYGTGAVMAVPAHDQRDWEFAHKYNLPLKAVIADAEGNTPDISQEAMTEKFALINSGEFSGLDNAAGFNAIADKLVAIGAGQRKVNYRLRDWGVSRQRYWGAPIPMATLEDGTVVPVPEDQLPVVLPEDVVMDGITSPIKADPEWAKTTINGQPALRETDTFDTFMESSWYYARYTCPQYDEGMLDPAAANYWLPVDQYIGGIEHAIMHLMYFRFFHKLMRDAGLVNSDEPAKRLLCQGMVLADAFYYTGSDGQRVWVSPADAIVERDEKSRIIKAVDNEGHELVYTGMSKMSKSKNNGIDPQLMVEKYGADTVRLFMMFAAPPELTLEWQESSVEGANRFVRRVWRIVHEHTQKGATQPLDINALTTEQKDLRRDLHKTIAKVTDDFARRYAFNTAIAAIMEFMNKLVRAPQETEQDRALVQESLEAITLMLSPIIPHACFEMWKALGHTDDIDFASWPVADEKAMIDDTKLVVIQVNGKVRGRITVPADAVQDYVLDMASKEGSVSKYLENVTIRKVIYVPGKLLNLVVG; translated from the coding sequence ATGCAAGAACAATATCGTCCAGAAGATATAGAGCCTAAAGTACAGCGTCACTGGGATGAAAAGTCCACATTCAAAGTGATTGAAGACAACAGCAAAGAGAAATACTACTGCCTGTCCATGCTACCTTACCCTTCTGGTCGACTACACATGGGCCACGTACGTAACTACACTATGGGTGATGTTATCTCCCGTTATCAGCGTTTGTTAGGTAAAAATGTCCTGCAACCAATAGGTTGGGATGCTTTTGGTCTACCTGCTGAAGGGGCTGCGGTTAAGAACAAAACGGCTCCGGCTCCATGGACTTATGCCAATATTGAATACATGAAAGGCCAACTAAGAATGTTGGGCTTTGGTTACGATTGGGATCGTGAAGTCACAACTTGTACTCCTGAATACTATCGTTGGGAGCAATGGTTCTTCACAAAACTGTATGAAAAAGGTTTAGTTTACAAAAAAACTTCCGCAGTAAACTGGTGCCCACACGATTTAACTGTACTGGCTAACGAACAAGTCATTGATGGTTGCTGCTGGCGCTGTGACACAGCCGTTGAGCGCAAAGAAATTCCTCAGTGGTTTATTAAAATCACCGCTTACGCAGAAGAATTGCTCAACGATCTGGATACTTTGGATGATTGGCCTGAACAAGTCAAAACCATGCAACGTAACTGGATTGGGCGTTCTGAAGGGGTTGAAATCACCTTTGATGTTGCTGATCGTAACGATAAATTAACCGTATACACTACACGCCCAGATACCTTTATGGGTGCAACTTATGTTGCAGTTGCTGCCGGTCACCCTCTGGCCCAAGAGGCCGCAGAGAAAAACGCGGCTTTAGCTGATTTTATTGAAGAATGCCGTAGTACCAAAACAGCAGAAGCTGATATGGCAACGATGGATAAAAAAGGCATGGCAACGGGCTTTTATGTTATCCATCCACTGACACAAGAAAAATTGCCAATTTGGGTAGCTAACTTTGTCTTAATGGAATACGGTACTGGTGCTGTTATGGCAGTTCCTGCTCACGACCAACGTGACTGGGAATTTGCCCACAAATATAATTTGCCACTAAAAGCGGTTATTGCTGATGCTGAAGGTAATACACCGGATATTTCTCAAGAAGCGATGACAGAAAAATTTGCGCTGATTAACTCAGGCGAATTTAGCGGATTAGACAATGCTGCTGGCTTTAACGCAATCGCTGATAAATTGGTTGCTATTGGCGCAGGTCAACGCAAAGTTAATTATCGCTTACGTGATTGGGGTGTATCTCGCCAACGTTACTGGGGCGCACCAATTCCTATGGCAACACTGGAAGATGGTACGGTTGTGCCTGTTCCTGAAGATCAATTGCCAGTGGTTCTGCCTGAAGACGTTGTAATGGATGGCATCACTAGCCCAATTAAAGCCGATCCTGAGTGGGCAAAAACCACAATTAACGGCCAGCCAGCACTGCGCGAAACAGATACCTTTGACACCTTTATGGAGTCTTCTTGGTATTATGCACGCTACACTTGCCCACAATATGATGAAGGCATGTTAGATCCTGCTGCGGCAAACTACTGGCTGCCAGTTGACCAATACATTGGTGGTATTGAACACGCCATCATGCACTTAATGTATTTCCGTTTCTTCCATAAACTGATGCGTGATGCAGGTTTAGTGAATTCAGATGAACCCGCTAAACGCTTGCTGTGCCAAGGTATGGTATTGGCTGATGCCTTCTACTACACCGGTAGTGATGGCCAACGTGTTTGGGTTTCACCGGCAGATGCTATCGTTGAGCGTGATGAGAAGAGCCGTATAATCAAAGCCGTTGATAACGAAGGACATGAACTGGTCTATACCGGTATGAGCAAAATGTCTAAATCTAAAAACAACGGTATCGACCCGCAATTGATGGTTGAAAAATACGGTGCTGATACCGTACGTCTGTTCATGATGTTTGCGGCACCACCTGAATTGACACTGGAATGGCAGGAATCAAGCGTTGAAGGTGCAAACCGCTTTGTTCGTCGTGTATGGCGTATTGTGCATGAGCATACCCAAAAAGGTGCAACACAACCGCTTGATATTAATGCACTAACAACTGAGCAAAAAGACTTACGTCGTGATCTGCATAAAACCATTGCTAAAGTTACTGATGACTTTGCTCGCCGTTATGCTTTTAACACAGCTATCGCAGCTATTATGGAGTTCATGAACAAGTTAGTTCGTGCACCACAAGAAACTGAACAAGATCGTGCATTAGTGCAAGAATCACTTGAAGCAATCACCTTGATGCTATCACCAATCATTCCACATGCTTGTTTTGAAATGTGGAAAGCATTAGGTCACACTGATGATATCGATTTTGCAAGCTGGCCGGTCGCTGATGAAAAAGCGATGATTGACGATACCAAATTAGTCGTTATCCAAGTCAATGGTAAAGTACGTGGTCGTATCACAGTACCTGCTGATGCTGTTCAAGATTATGTTCTGGATATGGCTTCAAAAGAAGGTAGTGTGTCTAAATACCTTGAAAACGTCACGATCCGTAAAGTGATTTATGTTCCGGGTAAATTACTGAACTTAGTTGTTGGCTGA
- the lptE gene encoding LPS assembly lipoprotein LptE, translating to MRYLITLLLSLSVLVTAGCGFRLQGTTQIPDELKTLQLSSNAPYSALTRAVREQLRLNNVTILENGKPDIPILKITGSSETTETVSIYQDGKAAEKQLTFVLNAQVLMPNGSIYPLQSQVERTFFDNPLEALAKDAENELVKQEMREQAARILVRKLLIVHTAELEKANAAAVVPTVEQ from the coding sequence GTGCGCTATCTGATAACTTTATTACTGAGCCTGTCGGTGCTAGTCACCGCAGGCTGTGGTTTTCGCCTTCAAGGAACGACGCAAATTCCTGATGAACTGAAAACATTACAGCTAAGTTCTAATGCACCTTATAGCGCTCTCACTAGAGCCGTTAGGGAGCAACTCAGACTGAATAACGTCACTATACTCGAAAACGGTAAACCTGATATCCCAATCTTAAAAATTACGGGTTCGTCAGAAACGACAGAAACGGTGTCGATATACCAAGATGGTAAAGCGGCTGAGAAGCAATTGACCTTTGTGCTCAATGCACAGGTGTTAATGCCTAATGGTTCTATTTACCCACTACAAAGCCAAGTGGAACGCACCTTCTTTGATAACCCATTGGAAGCACTTGCAAAAGATGCCGAAAATGAACTGGTTAAACAAGAAATGCGTGAACAAGCGGCACGTATACTAGTGCGTAAATTACTGATTGTTCATACTGCTGAGCTTGAAAAAGCAAATGCAGCGGCAGTTGTCCCTACTGTTGAGCAATAA
- the holA gene encoding DNA polymerase III subunit delta encodes MTRIYPEQLTSQLQESLRSRYLIWGNEPLLIQESQDAIRKIAQTQGFEEHYTFSIDANTDWDEIFSLCQALSLFANRQSLTLILPENGPNAAMAEKLTQLSGLLHPDILLLLRGHKLTKAQENSAWFKAISSDSVYISCLTPDYQRLPQWVAKRARSMNLTLETEANQLLCYCYEGNLLGLAQALERLSLLYPDGKLTHPRVESAVNDAAHFTPYHWVDAMLAGKSRRAWHILEQLRHEDTETVILLRSIQRELMLLLTLKRQSATTSLKSLFDQHKVWQNRRPLLTEALQRLSLHQLQSALLLLTQAELHAKQDFSHSVWPDLQSLSMLICTKSLPESFIHDL; translated from the coding sequence ATGACCCGTATCTATCCCGAACAGCTGACTTCTCAGTTACAAGAGTCTCTGAGAAGTCGCTACCTAATATGGGGCAATGAGCCCCTATTAATCCAAGAAAGCCAAGACGCCATTCGAAAAATAGCGCAAACCCAAGGCTTTGAAGAACACTATACTTTTTCAATCGATGCAAATACTGATTGGGATGAAATCTTTAGTCTCTGTCAGGCATTAAGTCTTTTCGCTAACCGCCAATCACTCACTTTGATTTTGCCAGAAAACGGGCCAAATGCGGCAATGGCGGAAAAACTCACACAGCTATCAGGTTTGCTACACCCAGATATTTTGTTACTGCTGCGTGGGCACAAGCTGACTAAAGCACAAGAAAACAGTGCTTGGTTTAAAGCAATCAGTTCAGACAGTGTATATATCAGTTGTCTAACACCTGATTACCAACGTCTACCACAATGGGTTGCTAAACGCGCTCGTAGCATGAACTTGACGTTAGAAACAGAAGCGAATCAGCTACTGTGTTACTGTTACGAAGGAAACTTGTTGGGTCTAGCTCAGGCTCTTGAGCGACTATCACTACTTTACCCTGATGGTAAACTAACCCATCCAAGGGTTGAGTCAGCGGTAAATGATGCTGCGCATTTTACCCCTTATCATTGGGTTGATGCGATGTTGGCGGGGAAATCTCGTCGTGCATGGCATATTTTAGAACAGCTACGACATGAAGATACTGAAACAGTTATTCTACTGCGTTCAATTCAACGCGAATTAATGCTATTGCTAACTTTAAAACGCCAATCAGCAACCACATCATTAAAATCACTGTTTGATCAACACAAAGTTTGGCAAAACCGCCGACCACTTCTGACCGAAGCATTACAGCGTCTCAGCCTACATCAATTACAGTCAGCGTTACTCCTACTAACACAAGCGGAATTACACGCTAAACAAGATTTTAGCCACTCGGTATGGCCTGATTTGCAATCTCTATCTATGTTAATATGTACCAAATCCTTACCTGAGAGTTTTATTCATGACCTTTAA
- the nadD gene encoding nicotinate-nucleotide adenylyltransferase has product MTFKPKGLQALFGGTFDPIHYGHLRPVEALAKQVGLEKVILLPNHVPPHRPQPEASPAQRLEMVRLAIQDNPLFTIDTRELERNSPSYTIETLTTLRKEMGSEQPLAFIIGQDSLLSINTWHGWEQLLNNCHLLVCSRPGYATNFSDPQMQTWLAEHKTDDPNQLSYTPSGYIFLGDTPLVDISATEIRKNLNSGQLNSNLIPPAVMSYIQQQQLYHS; this is encoded by the coding sequence ATGACCTTTAAGCCCAAAGGACTTCAAGCGTTATTTGGTGGGACATTTGACCCAATACATTATGGCCATCTACGCCCAGTAGAAGCGCTAGCCAAACAAGTTGGCTTAGAAAAAGTCATTCTATTACCTAACCATGTTCCACCTCACAGGCCACAGCCTGAGGCGAGCCCAGCACAACGCTTAGAGATGGTACGTTTGGCTATTCAAGATAACCCTTTATTCACAATCGATACCCGAGAACTTGAACGAAACAGCCCTTCCTACACTATCGAAACATTAACGACATTACGTAAAGAAATGGGTTCAGAGCAGCCTTTAGCCTTTATTATTGGTCAAGACTCTCTACTTTCGATTAATACATGGCATGGGTGGGAGCAACTATTGAATAACTGCCATTTGCTAGTCTGTTCACGCCCGGGTTATGCGACTAATTTCAGTGATCCACAAATGCAAACATGGCTAGCCGAACACAAAACTGACGATCCCAACCAGCTTAGCTATACCCCGAGCGGTTATATATTTCTTGGTGATACACCACTAGTCGATATTTCAGCGACTGAGATCCGTAAAAACCTTAATTCAGGGCAATTAAATTCCAATCTTATACCACCAGCGGTAATGAGCTATATTCAACAACAACAGCTTTATCACAGCTGA
- a CDS encoding YbgA family protein codes for MERAQFNIAIVGDVKYPMDDIVQVTLQHTNFILQPEITGLAFECDGVICEDSLREQLIEKFDVNTPFLTTSEWQDIEHLDRFFIQLYTKNRFDVLANDLTSHRIITFHSKLKYLLMAYSPQGYQATGKMVASISQHYDLREFYEQYREKILAILSQTPTRKLHVNAIQHIQGYFKHKATKDEKTRLGWLINDYLLGYLSINNPLSMILQLLTQYPDSYISEQYYLSPYPECRKVRALFQL; via the coding sequence ATGGAACGTGCACAATTCAATATTGCTATCGTGGGGGATGTGAAATATCCCATGGATGATATTGTTCAAGTGACCTTACAGCATACAAATTTCATCTTACAGCCAGAAATAACGGGTTTAGCCTTTGAGTGTGATGGCGTGATTTGTGAAGACAGTTTGCGAGAGCAGTTAATAGAAAAATTTGATGTTAATACACCCTTTCTCACGACGAGTGAGTGGCAAGATATTGAGCATTTAGACCGTTTCTTTATTCAGTTGTATACCAAAAACCGATTTGATGTATTAGCTAACGATTTAACTTCCCATCGTATTATTACGTTCCATAGTAAGCTTAAATATTTATTAATGGCCTATTCACCTCAAGGCTATCAAGCAACGGGTAAGATGGTGGCTAGTATTAGTCAACATTATGATTTACGTGAGTTTTATGAACAATACCGAGAAAAAATACTCGCAATTTTAAGCCAAACACCAACACGTAAATTACACGTCAATGCGATCCAACATATTCAAGGTTACTTCAAACATAAAGCGACAAAAGATGAAAAGACCCGTTTGGGTTGGTTGATTAACGATTACTTGCTGGGGTATTTATCGATCAATAATCCACTTTCGATGATATTACAATTGCTCACTCAATATCCTGATAGCTATATTAGTGAGCAATATTATTTGTCGCCTTATCCTGAGTGCAGAAAAGTCAGAGCATTGTTTCAGCTGTGA
- the rsfS gene encoding ribosome silencing factor, producing MNLLQGTELQQFIVNQLDDAKAEDIISIDVHGKSSITDQMIICTGTSSRHLMSVADRLIEACRKNGLYPLGVEGQGVSDWIVVDLGEAIVHIMQDESRRMYELEKLWS from the coding sequence GTGAACCTTTTGCAAGGAACTGAACTCCAACAATTTATTGTCAATCAGCTTGATGACGCAAAAGCTGAAGATATCATTTCGATAGATGTTCATGGTAAGTCAAGTATTACTGACCAAATGATCATCTGTACAGGGACATCAAGCCGCCATTTAATGTCAGTTGCGGATCGCTTGATCGAAGCTTGCCGTAAAAATGGCTTATATCCACTCGGCGTTGAAGGCCAAGGGGTTTCAGATTGGATTGTGGTCGATCTTGGTGAAGCCATTGTCCATATCATGCAGGATGAAAGCCGTCGCATGTATGAACTCGAAAAACTCTGGAGCTGA
- the rlmH gene encoding 23S rRNA (pseudouridine(1915)-N(3))-methyltransferase RlmH: MKLQLIAVGTKMPDWVQTGFMDYLHRFPKDMPFELIEVPAGKRGKNADIKRILEKEGELMLAAVGKGNRIVTLDIPGERWDTPKLANQLESWKQDGRNVSLLIGGPEGLAPACKEAAMQSWSLSPLTLPHPLVRVLVAESLYRAWSITTNHPYHRE; encoded by the coding sequence TTGAAATTACAACTCATCGCCGTGGGAACAAAAATGCCGGACTGGGTTCAGACCGGCTTTATGGATTACCTTCACCGCTTCCCTAAAGATATGCCGTTTGAACTGATTGAAGTTCCGGCAGGGAAGCGAGGAAAAAATGCAGATATAAAGCGCATTCTCGAAAAAGAAGGCGAGTTAATGCTGGCTGCGGTTGGCAAAGGCAATCGTATCGTCACATTGGATATACCCGGTGAGCGGTGGGATACCCCCAAGCTTGCCAACCAACTTGAAAGCTGGAAACAAGATGGTCGCAACGTCAGCCTACTGATAGGTGGCCCTGAAGGGCTAGCCCCTGCTTGTAAAGAGGCTGCCATGCAGAGTTGGTCTCTATCGCCATTGACACTGCCCCACCCTCTAGTAAGAGTGCTGGTTGCTGAAAGTCTTTATCGAGCGTGGAGTATTACGACTAACCACCCTTATCATAGGGAATAG
- the mrdA gene encoding peptidoglycan DD-transpeptidase MrdA — MKNQRTPFRDHTAESMLFIRRALIAFGVIILLSALLVTNLYHLQVVRHEDYQTRSNDNRIKLVPIPPSRGIIYDRNGTQLALNKTFYQLEIVPEKVENLQDTLEKLRDVIGLTDEDIANFEKERKRSRRFTSIPLKTQLNEVQVARFAVNQYRFPGLEVKSYQRRSYPYGSALTHVIGYVAKINDKDVERLDKEGILPNYAASHDIGKLGIERYYEDVLHGKTGYEEVEVNSRGRVIRQLHEQPPQAGRDIYLTIDLELQTYIEKLLTTSRAAVVVTDPRNGEILALVSNPSYDSNLFVNGISNKDYQALLNNPDRPLINRTTQGLYPPASTVKPFISVAALSEKVITPATTIFDPGWWQLPGSEKRYRDWKRWGHGKLNVLKSIIESADTFFYQVAYDMGIDRLSDWMSKFGFGDYTGIDLAEERSGIMPTREWKQKRYKKPWYQGDTIPVGIGQGYWTATPIQMSKALMTLINDGQVKTPHLLYGTKLGNAMVPYEDKGTSQIGDIHSGYWEIAKQGMYGVANAPNGTGRRSFIGTPYKAAAKSGTAQVFSYETYNASKLAEHLRDHKLMIAYAPYDKPTVAVAIILENGGVGPAVGDIVRQIFDHVLLGDNRTQVNSVGASSEEDR, encoded by the coding sequence ATGAAAAATCAACGCACCCCTTTTCGCGACCATACAGCTGAATCAATGTTATTTATACGCCGAGCACTTATTGCGTTTGGCGTTATCATATTGCTATCAGCGCTTCTTGTAACGAACCTTTATCACTTACAAGTTGTTCGCCATGAAGATTATCAAACCCGATCAAATGATAATCGCATTAAACTGGTGCCAATTCCTCCTAGTCGTGGAATTATTTATGATCGTAATGGGACTCAGCTGGCATTAAACAAAACCTTTTATCAGCTGGAAATCGTTCCCGAAAAAGTTGAAAACCTGCAAGACACCCTTGAGAAATTACGCGATGTCATTGGATTAACTGATGAAGACATTGCTAATTTTGAAAAAGAGCGTAAACGCTCACGCCGCTTTACTTCTATTCCCTTAAAAACCCAGCTAAATGAAGTTCAGGTTGCTCGTTTTGCAGTAAACCAATACCGCTTCCCAGGCCTTGAGGTCAAAAGCTATCAGCGCCGTTCATACCCTTATGGTTCTGCATTGACCCATGTTATTGGTTACGTCGCTAAAATTAATGATAAAGATGTTGAGCGCCTTGATAAAGAAGGAATACTCCCTAACTACGCAGCCAGTCATGATATAGGTAAGTTAGGTATCGAACGCTATTATGAAGATGTCTTACATGGTAAGACCGGTTATGAAGAGGTCGAAGTCAACAGTCGTGGTCGAGTGATCCGTCAGCTACATGAGCAGCCGCCGCAAGCAGGTCGAGATATCTATCTGACGATTGATCTTGAACTACAAACCTATATTGAAAAATTACTGACCACCAGCCGAGCTGCTGTCGTGGTAACCGATCCTCGTAATGGTGAAATTTTAGCTCTGGTTTCAAACCCAAGTTATGACTCGAATTTATTTGTTAACGGTATCTCGAATAAAGACTATCAAGCGTTATTGAATAACCCAGACCGGCCATTAATTAATCGAACCACTCAAGGTCTCTATCCGCCAGCTTCAACCGTAAAGCCTTTTATTTCAGTGGCCGCTTTAAGTGAAAAAGTGATCACGCCTGCAACAACAATCTTTGATCCCGGTTGGTGGCAACTACCCGGCTCTGAAAAACGCTACCGTGACTGGAAACGTTGGGGCCATGGCAAGTTAAATGTGCTTAAATCCATTATCGAATCCGCAGATACCTTCTTCTATCAAGTTGCCTATGATATGGGTATTGATAGGTTATCTGATTGGATGAGCAAATTCGGTTTTGGTGACTACACCGGTATTGATCTCGCTGAAGAACGTTCAGGTATTATGCCAACCCGTGAATGGAAACAAAAACGCTATAAGAAACCTTGGTACCAAGGGGATACTATCCCAGTCGGCATCGGTCAAGGCTATTGGACCGCCACACCAATTCAAATGTCAAAAGCCTTAATGACGTTAATCAATGATGGCCAAGTGAAAACACCACATTTACTGTATGGTACAAAATTAGGTAATGCTATGGTGCCTTATGAAGACAAAGGCACCAGCCAAATTGGTGATATCCATTCAGGATACTGGGAAATTGCCAAACAAGGTATGTATGGTGTCGCCAATGCACCAAACGGTACAGGGCGACGTAGTTTTATTGGTACACCTTATAAAGCCGCAGCGAAATCAGGAACAGCTCAGGTATTTAGTTATGAAACCTATAATGCAAGTAAACTTGCCGAGCATTTACGCGATCATAAATTAATGATTGCCTACGCCCCTTATGATAAACCTACCGTTGCGGTGGCCATTATTTTAGAAAATGGTGGGGTAGGGCCTGCTGTAGGTGATATTGTTAGGCAAATTTTTGATCATGTCCTGTTAGGTGACAATAGAACCCAAGTTAACAGTGTAGGGGCAAGTTCAGAGGAAGACCGATAA
- the mrdB gene encoding peptidoglycan glycosyltransferase MrdB (rod shape-determining protein RodA) — translation MTDDKKKLSLSMRLHIDVPMLLIILALLAYSAFIMWSASGQDPEMMERKLGQIATGFIVMIIMAQIPPRLYENLAPHLYIFCVILLIFVDVFGQISKGAQRWLDLGIIRFQPSEIAKIAVPLMVARFMNRDLCPPSLKNTAIALVLIVVPTLLVAAQPDLGTSILVATSGIFVLFLAGMSWRLITIAASALAAFIPLLWFFLMHDYQRTRVMMLLDPETDPLGAGYHIIQSKIAIGSGGLMGKGWLHGTQSQLEFLPERHTDFIFAVLSEELGLIGVLVLLGLYLLLIMRGLYIAASAQNTFGRVMAGGLMLILFVYVFVNIGMVSGILPVVGVPLPLVSYGGSALIVLMAGFGIIMSIHTHRKFLSKSL, via the coding sequence ATGACAGACGATAAGAAAAAATTATCACTCTCAATGCGTCTGCACATTGATGTGCCTATGCTGCTCATTATATTAGCTTTATTGGCTTACAGTGCGTTCATTATGTGGAGTGCTAGCGGTCAAGATCCTGAAATGATGGAAAGAAAGTTAGGCCAGATCGCGACAGGTTTTATTGTCATGATCATTATGGCGCAGATCCCCCCTCGCCTGTATGAAAATCTTGCCCCTCATTTATATATTTTTTGCGTTATCTTACTGATTTTTGTTGATGTCTTTGGTCAAATTAGTAAAGGGGCACAACGCTGGCTTGATCTCGGTATTATTCGTTTTCAACCCTCTGAAATCGCTAAAATCGCCGTTCCTCTGATGGTGGCTCGTTTTATGAACCGTGACCTATGTCCTCCATCATTAAAGAACACCGCCATTGCACTGGTTTTAATTGTTGTCCCCACATTGTTAGTTGCCGCTCAGCCTGACTTAGGAACCTCCATTTTAGTGGCGACATCGGGTATTTTTGTGCTGTTTTTAGCCGGTATGAGCTGGCGATTAATTACTATTGCGGCCTCTGCCCTCGCCGCCTTTATACCTTTATTGTGGTTTTTCTTAATGCATGATTATCAGCGTACGCGAGTCATGATGTTACTCGATCCTGAAACTGATCCACTCGGCGCGGGTTATCATATTATTCAATCTAAAATTGCTATTGGCTCTGGCGGTTTAATGGGTAAAGGCTGGCTGCATGGCACACAATCGCAACTTGAATTCCTACCTGAGCGCCATACTGACTTTATTTTTGCCGTTTTATCTGAAGAGCTGGGGCTTATTGGCGTCTTAGTATTACTTGGCCTGTACTTACTACTGATCATGCGAGGCCTGTATATTGCCGCCAGTGCACAAAATACCTTTGGCCGTGTCATGGCGGGGGGATTGATGCTGATCCTGTTTGTTTATGTATTTGTGAATATTGGGATGGTGAGTGGTATATTGCCTGTGGTTGGCGTACCGCTCCCTCTCGTCAGTTATGGCGGTTCTGCGCTCATTGTGTTAATGGCTGGATTCGGTATTATCATGTCTATCCATACACACAGAAAATTTCTTTCCAAGAGTTTATAA
- the rlpA gene encoding endolytic peptidoglycan transglycosylase RlpA, with amino-acid sequence MRFQWIMLGITAALLSGCVTEENIKQPTNVPAVPAQDVLGAEPHYEPLHPTANGDYQRNGQQYQIVRDPSQFSQVGYASIFGSESAGNMTAIGERVNPIELTAAHPTLPIPSYIRVTNMMNGRMMVVRVNDRGPYTQGKSIAVSRAVADRLNLMPTTKIKIDAIQVAQDGSLSGPGTIGSNFVKQSYALPGRPQLGAGPMGTPVMQSAPAPENSLPVQQPSAPMEPVVPESSLKAPEPEPTQAAPSAAVPERGYLVQVGAISSQSNAKTMLDNLKNKFGVPGRLQPYNNIYRVQLGPFTDRQQAVDLQGRIQSELNQSSMVVAP; translated from the coding sequence ATGCGTTTTCAATGGATTATGCTTGGCATTACTGCCGCGTTGCTCAGTGGCTGCGTCACTGAAGAGAATATCAAGCAGCCTACTAATGTACCGGCTGTACCTGCGCAAGATGTGCTTGGAGCAGAGCCTCATTATGAGCCATTACATCCTACAGCGAACGGTGACTATCAACGTAATGGCCAGCAGTATCAAATCGTGCGTGATCCTTCACAATTCTCTCAAGTTGGCTATGCCTCTATTTTTGGTTCTGAATCCGCTGGCAATATGACGGCGATTGGAGAGCGAGTTAACCCAATCGAGTTAACTGCTGCGCACCCTACACTGCCGATCCCAAGCTATATACGCGTGACTAACATGATGAATGGTCGCATGATGGTAGTTCGTGTGAATGATCGTGGCCCCTATACTCAAGGTAAAAGCATTGCAGTTTCACGCGCCGTTGCTGACCGCTTGAATTTGATGCCAACAACCAAGATCAAAATTGACGCCATTCAAGTTGCTCAAGATGGCTCACTGTCAGGTCCGGGGACCATTGGTTCGAATTTTGTTAAACAAAGCTATGCCCTTCCAGGTCGTCCTCAATTAGGTGCAGGCCCAATGGGTACGCCAGTTATGCAAAGTGCCCCTGCCCCTGAAAATTCATTACCCGTTCAACAGCCTAGCGCACCAATGGAGCCTGTTGTACCTGAAAGTAGTTTAAAGGCTCCTGAGCCTGAGCCAACGCAAGCAGCGCCATCAGCAGCAGTACCTGAAAGGGGCTATTTAGTTCAAGTGGGTGCAATTAGCAGTCAAAGTAATGCGAAAACGATGCTGGATAATTTAAAAAATAAATTTGGCGTTCCGGGCCGCTTACAGCCATACAATAATATTTATCGAGTCCAATTAGGGCCATTTACCGATAGGCAGCAAGCAGTTGATTTACAAGGTCGCATTCAATCTGAATTAAATCAATCTTCGATGGTTGTTGCACCGTGA